In the genome of Arachis stenosperma cultivar V10309 chromosome 6, arast.V10309.gnm1.PFL2, whole genome shotgun sequence, the window GCTAAACAAGTATTAGCAATGCCAATCTGAAACCAAAAACCGAACCAAAATGGTACCTGGATGTAAGGATAAGTATTGGCTGCTGCAGTATCGCCAATAAGCATTGAGTCACACTGCGACGAGTTTCGAGCATTCTCCGCCTTAGACTGAACCTGAACAAGCCCTCTGTAACAGTTCCTTGAATGTCCAACAGAAATCCCCTTAGAAATAATCCTGCTCCTCGTATTCTTCCCCTTGTGTATCATCTTTGTCCCGGTATCCGCCTGCTGGTGATTATTGGTCAAAGCAACAGAATAAAACTCTCCAACACTATCATCCCCTTCCAAAACAACACTTGGATACTTCCAAGTAATGGCAGACCCCGTCTCAACCTGCGTCCACGATATCTTCGACCTTGCGCCGGCACACAGCCCTCTCTTCGTCACGAAATTGTATATCCCACCTCTCCCTTCCTCATCCCCTGCATACCAATTCTGCACCGTGGAGTACTTAATCTCGGCGCCTTCGCAGCAATACAACTCCACCACAGCAGCATGAAGCTGGTTAGTATCATAAGAAGGCGCAGTACACCCCTCCAAATACTCCACAAAGCTTCTATCATCAGCAACAATCAGAGTCCTCTCAAACTGCCCTGTCTCCATCGCGTTGATCCGAAAATAAGTCGAAATCTGCATAGGACACTTAGTATCTTTCGGAATATAACAAAAAGATCCATCACTAAAAACAGCAGAATTCAAAGCAGCATAATAGTTATCCTCGTTTGGCACTACCCTCCCTAAATATTTCCTAACTAAATCAGGGTACTCCCTAATAGCCTCCGAAATGGAACAGAATATGACTCCAGCCTTCTCCAGAGTCTTCCTGTGAGTCGTGGCGATCGACACGCTGTCAAGAACTGCATCGACCGCCACGTTGGCAAGGCGGTTCTGCTCGTTGAGCGGAACCCCGAGCTTGTCGAAGTATCGGAGAAGCTCGGGGTCCGCCTCGTCGAGGCTGCCGAGAGTTGGTTTCTTCTTTGGTGCGGAATAGTAACAAATTTCTTGGAAGTTGATTGGAGGGTAAACGTTGTCGGACCAATTAGGCTCTTTCATTTTCAGGAAATTTTCATACGCGTTGAGGCGGAACTCGAGCATCCAATCTGGTTCCTCCTTTAAGGTGGAGATTAATCGGATCGTGTCCTTGTTGAGGCCTTTAGGGATGGAGAAAGAGTCGATGTCAACGGTGAAACCGAACTTCTTATCGTAGTCGCGGTTTCGGAGAATTTCACGGATTTTCTCGTCGGAGGTTGTTGGGAGAGTGGTGGAAGGGTTGATGTTGTCGTAACTGACATCGGCGCGAACCTTGAAGAGCCGCGAGGGTTTGTTGTGGGGTCGGGGCTTTGGGAACTCGAGCTTTGTTGTTGGGTGAGGAAGAAGGGATTTTGAGAGCTTAGAATCGCAGGTGGGTTGAGGGGATAAGGTGGAGACGCCGTTGGCCAGAAGCGACGCCATGGATGATGTTTGAGTTTGAGAATTTTCTGCAGCTTGGGGTTGGTGGATTTCGGTTTGGTGTGGTTATGGTGTTGAATTTGATTTTCCAAATTTGCGAATTTTTGTGGCCACACCTTTTTGTGTCTTGTGGGTAACACGAACCCTGTCTTGGCCTTTAGACACTGTGTTGGGGTGGGTGTGGCGGTGTGGGAGTATAGAAAATGGGAAATTCCCCAAGTAATTAATTGATGTTGAAAAGTataattattgttgttattgtacataaaatattaaatatgtatttgatattttaaaaaatattatactattataattAATTGAGTGCTTTATTTATATATTGGGTCTTGGGTCTAAAATGGTCTGATTCAACCGATTTAGTTTGTTGTCTTAATTTTGAGAGTAAACTACCATTTGTATCCACGAAAATTGAAAACGCTGATATTTAtccataaaaaaagaaaattactatttgtacccataaaaaatggtttttacaaacaa includes:
- the LOC130935103 gene encoding UPF0051 protein ABCI8, chloroplastic, producing MASLLANGVSTLSPQPTCDSKLSKSLLPHPTTKLEFPKPRPHNKPSRLFKVRADVSYDNINPSTTLPTTSDEKIREILRNRDYDKKFGFTVDIDSFSIPKGLNKDTIRLISTLKEEPDWMLEFRLNAYENFLKMKEPNWSDNVYPPINFQEICYYSAPKKKPTLGSLDEADPELLRYFDKLGVPLNEQNRLANVAVDAVLDSVSIATTHRKTLEKAGVIFCSISEAIREYPDLVRKYLGRVVPNEDNYYAALNSAVFSDGSFCYIPKDTKCPMQISTYFRINAMETGQFERTLIVADDRSFVEYLEGCTAPSYDTNQLHAAVVELYCCEGAEIKYSTVQNWYAGDEEGRGGIYNFVTKRGLCAGARSKISWTQVETGSAITWKYPSVVLEGDDSVGEFYSVALTNNHQQADTGTKMIHKGKNTRSRIISKGISVGHSRNCYRGLVQVQSKAENARNSSQCDSMLIGDTAAANTYPYIQVKNPTARIEHEASTSKIGEDQLFYFQQRGIDYEKAMAAMISGFCRDVFNELPDEFGSEVNQLMSLKLEGSVG